One genomic window of Acidobacteriota bacterium includes the following:
- the rsmI gene encoding 16S rRNA (cytidine(1402)-2'-O)-methyltransferase has translation MAQSLYVVATPLGNLEDLSPRARRVLQETDWIACEDTRRSGRLLEHLGVDRQGRPLISYHEHNEEERTPQLLRRLQDGQSGALVSDAGTPLLSDPGYRLVRACRQAGIEVVPIPGPSAAVAALSVSGLPCDRFLFAGFPPPKATAQRRFFEELAAQEVLLIFYLSPHKLASTLKRMREVLGERRAFLARELTKLHETHYLGTLGDIIGSLQAETPRGEYTLLVEGASGAGESEPHLDAEAYVEGLQRLRGLSRADAVRQAAQELGIPRGRLYRKVHRRKKNVPSDV, from the coding sequence ATGGCCCAATCCCTCTACGTGGTGGCCACCCCCCTGGGCAACCTCGAAGACTTGTCGCCGCGGGCCCGGCGCGTCCTGCAAGAGACGGATTGGATCGCCTGCGAAGACACCCGCCGCAGCGGCCGCCTCCTCGAGCATCTGGGAGTGGACCGTCAGGGGCGTCCGCTCATCAGCTACCACGAACACAACGAGGAGGAGCGCACGCCTCAACTGCTGCGGCGCTTGCAGGACGGGCAGAGCGGCGCCCTGGTTTCGGACGCCGGCACGCCTCTGCTTTCCGATCCGGGCTACCGCCTGGTGAGGGCTTGCCGTCAGGCCGGGATCGAAGTGGTTCCCATTCCCGGCCCCTCGGCGGCGGTGGCCGCCCTCTCGGTCAGCGGACTCCCCTGCGACCGTTTTCTTTTCGCCGGATTCCCTCCCCCCAAGGCTACCGCACAGCGACGCTTCTTCGAGGAACTGGCGGCTCAAGAGGTGCTGCTCATCTTCTATCTCTCTCCTCACAAGCTGGCCTCCACCTTGAAACGCATGAGAGAGGTACTGGGCGAGCGCCGAGCTTTCCTGGCGCGGGAACTGACCAAGCTGCACGAGACCCACTACCTGGGGACCCTCGGCGACATCATCGGATCGTTGCAGGCCGAGACTCCACGGGGCGAATACACGCTGCTGGTGGAAGGGGCTAGCGGCGCTGGGGAGTCGGAGCCGCATCTGGACGCCGAAGCTTACGTGGAAGGACTGCAGCGGTTGCGGGGGCTTTCCCGCGCCGACGCCGTTCGCCAGGCGGCTCAGGAATTGGGAATCCCGAGGGGCCGCCTCTATCGCAAGGTTCACCGCCGAAAAAAAAACGTCCCAAGTGATGTCTAG